A region from the Biomphalaria glabrata chromosome 14, xgBioGlab47.1, whole genome shotgun sequence genome encodes:
- the LOC129922793 gene encoding uncharacterized protein LOC129922793 isoform X2, which translates to MLESPAITHFMRRFFLSNGENVESDIEARALYLSQRPLVFDSVYRGQDVPAQSKIHKDCVSAKHKSWSWIQTVNECLGIHSENTANYHQFYHDVCHLEEDMLSFLLWMDSSTVRAQVKTQDPDVMLKHFRLINNCWTIRAS; encoded by the exons ATGTTGGAAAGCCCAGCAATCACACATTTTATGCGCAGATTTTTCCTCAGTAATGGAGAG AATGTTGAGTCAGATATTGAAGCCAGAGCTTTGTATCTAAGTCAAAGACCACTAGTATTTGACAGTGTTTACAGAGGACAAGATGTCCCAGCTCAGTCCAAAATTCATAAA GACTGTGTCTCAGCGAAGCATAAGAGTTGGTCTTGGATTCAAACAGTCAATGAATGTTTAGGCATTCATAGTGAAAATACTGCTAACTATCATCAG TTCTACCATGATGTTTGCCACCTGGAAGAAGACATGCTTTCATTCTTGCTTTGGATGGACAGTTCAACAGTTAGAGCTCAAGTCAAGACTCAAGATCCTGATGTCATGTTAAAACATTTCAGA ttaataAACAATTGTTGGACTATCAGGGCTAGTTAG
- the LOC129922793 gene encoding uncharacterized protein LOC129922793 isoform X1 produces MLESPAITHFMRRFFLSNGENVESDIEARALYLSQRPLVFDSVYRGQDVPAQSKIHKDCVSAKHKSWSWIQTVNECLGIHSENTANYHQFYHDVCHLEEDMLSFLLWMDSSTVRAQVKTQDPDVMLKHFRHIQLNLLLLAGNI; encoded by the exons ATGTTGGAAAGCCCAGCAATCACACATTTTATGCGCAGATTTTTCCTCAGTAATGGAGAG AATGTTGAGTCAGATATTGAAGCCAGAGCTTTGTATCTAAGTCAAAGACCACTAGTATTTGACAGTGTTTACAGAGGACAAGATGTCCCAGCTCAGTCCAAAATTCATAAA GACTGTGTCTCAGCGAAGCATAAGAGTTGGTCTTGGATTCAAACAGTCAATGAATGTTTAGGCATTCATAGTGAAAATACTGCTAACTATCATCAG TTCTACCATGATGTTTGCCACCTGGAAGAAGACATGCTTTCATTCTTGCTTTGGATGGACAGTTCAACAGTTAGAGCTCAAGTCAAGACTCAAGATCCTGATGTCATGTTAAAACATTTCAGA